A stretch of the Theileria equi strain WA chromosome 1, complete sequence genome encodes the following:
- a CDS encoding hypothetical protein (encoded by transcript BEWA_022120A): MYLLTLITVLALVAVLWNEINLSMNIRAVNDVTKASCVPSSENNGKIVHFTCDLSSSSVFYTPREFSNNIYSHNGIFLETKVEMYQWISHVGVFGKYYSGEFVDHIVDNGILNVFYKNPQFFPNIPGAGRMYTSKIKIGGYTIPKDSFVDIHEKQQLKLTDNMWYQPNIALPILDVNHLNTQVHGDALYTGDPLNPKIGDLRITFWGSTSTRFSIIGRQNASLLKDYSIEPIHFMDREMVLLSEGEYSVKALEAKILNKFESTESFNWGLRIFAFFLISYTIYVYYLSLKAPRSEMAIFVCSICAGGILICVAEAVIWFYREIYGPIMLLFTASALFAVLITTWKLNLFAKQYMRIDSSYFGLHSTYDSVRWSTASPTASIAVSSDQPLISSRNL, from the exons ATGTATCTCCTAACACTCATAACGGTCCTGGCCCTGGTCGCTGTCTTATGGAATGAAATTAACCTATCCATGAATATAAGGGCAGTTAACGATGTTACAAAG GCATCGTGCGTCCCGTCCAGCGAGAATAATGGCAAAATCGTACActtt ACGTGCGACTTGAGCAGCTCCAGCGTGTTTTATACGCCTCGCGAGTTCTCGAATAACATCTATTCTCACAATGGGATCTTTCTGGAAACAAAAGTTGAAATGTACCAATGGATCTCCCATGTTGGCGTTTTCGGAAAATACTACTCTGGAGAATTTGTGGATCACATTGTAGACAATGGGATTCTAaatgtattttacaaaaatCCACAGTTCTTTCCAAACATACCCGGAGCAGGGAGAATGTACACTAGCAAGATTAAAATTGGTGGATACACCATACCAAAGGATTCATTCGTGGATATACATGAGAAACAGCAGCTGAAACTTACAGACAATATGTGGTACCAACCGAACATTGCCTTGCCAATCTTGGATGTTAATCATCTCAACACACAAGTTCACGGTGATGCACTCTATACAGGCGATCCCCTAAATCCAAAG ATTGGAGATTTGAGAATAACGTTTTGGGGAAGCACCTCCACCAGATTTAGCATAATTGGGCGACAAAATGCTAGTCTTTTAAAAGACTATTCTATAGAGCCCATCCACTTTATG GACCGTGAAATGGTATTATTATCGGAAGGTGAGTATAGTGTAAAGGCACTGGAAGCAAAGATCTTAAACAAGTTTGAGTCGACGGAATCGTTTAATTGGGGACTGAGGATATTCGCCTTTTTCCTCATTTCCTACACAATTTATGTATATTACCTAAGTCTCAAAGCACCAAGG AGCGAAATGGCGATTTTCGTTTGTAGCATTTGCGCAGgaggaattttaatatGCGTTGCTGAGGCTGTAATTTGGTTCTATAGAGAAATTTATGGTCCAATAATGCTTCTATTTACCGCCTCCGCTCTGTTTGCGGTCTTGATTACAACCTG GAAACTAAATCTGTTTGCAAAACAGTACATGAGAATTGATAGCAGTTATTTTGGGCTTCACAGTACATATGACTCTGTAAGATGGTCTACAGCCTCGCCCACTGCTAGTATTGCAGTTAGCAGCGACCAGCCACTCATAAGTTCAAGAAATTTATAA
- a CDS encoding hypothetical protein (encoded by transcript BEWA_022130A), giving the protein MWNYVYLDISKDTDGKDRSNYKDQCGCIISLTRTYDPKLRTDHNRLTGYKVYTHTLPSSLVWRYYLGVINYKSIKQEGLGGYNNYSNSKYVSVFYWRNDDKNLLPLLIGINIGGKQKYFTKQNINNEWWKKYNKSPYSPDFHFKDVLDKTFNKIVILNLNADASSSYCGHPSKEDFKKSYGSDLKHANCEYITISVTWKNNTPCQGYVAFTHYPDSSSMRILSTWHSNKFLPFENNLLKSQYELATVYYAESDDNKKHPLLVELKKTSDLREFYEPYGNTWKQEFKNSTHYDSQLKTRILKTLDKYSCKLHDAIPVNISKKSGSYYCEGNCSNNHRINLGKDKNSNSGLENYEAYTHTLLNGISSTISRFRNENENIILHGLLLPIHAVTQITVYFPTCTTKSIPILINISNRSTEKNWYRRESKERPNEWIAVESVLDNIRPNDEDKEIIITVLNEIVKDLGIEGCKKNLTKAKPNILPPGYVLKDSAFMKTCGMDIRSNCDGDGYDDDSFPQIIKPKKEESVDSLEVKVTGEPAGAKTFGHGSITGQSNTEIISGGGSVSTETIVSMVDWKHMGAGTMHKVEDTVPKRQTVLTMTGSKDTISFTTPALLGTQGGGDTIIVGDTTIYTDQEGTYKARLPDGSEALVIVTAPGKFYAVAAPPTAELEGSLQEQSVVSSDLDTAGPQKRGEDGDSGQGVKGKAKQEESKPGNSGATTGGVPDGQAHTEHSLDNKANVTADTSLGTEAGTTGVSGSSDGGSPPQPHAEEPPKVPQQDVQSNTNAKNTQDEGGNPGGAGLTGDRGISGLPGLGGVLTGTEGEAEKANSETLVGELTGTTASGQSNAQPFISGPITAGGLAVLTGVGTYGGPLAGAGGLTGLGWWAYKSFKKDPWVRQI; this is encoded by the coding sequence ATGTGGAACTATGTATACCTAGATATCAGCAAGGACActgatggaaaagataGAAGTAATTACAAGGACCAGTGTGGATGTATAATCAGTCTCACCAGAACATATGATCCAAAATTGCGTACAGATCACAATAGGTTAACTGGTTACAAAGTATATACCCATACATTACCAAGTAGTTTGGTATGGAGATACTATCTTGGTGTAATAAATTACAAAAGTATTAAACAAGAAGGATTAGGTGGTTACAATAACTACAGCAATAGTAAATATGTTTCTGTATTTTATTGGAGGAATGACGATAAGAATTTACTTCCACTATTGATCGGGATAAATATTGGTGGaaaacaaaaatattttacgAAACAAAACATAAATAACGAATGGTGGAAAAAATACAATAAATCACCTTACTCCCCTGACTTTCATTTTAAAGATGTACTTGACAAGACCTTTAATAAAATCGTCATACTAAACCTGAATGCAGATGCAAGTAGTAGCTACTGTGGACATCCGTCCAAAGAAGACTTTAAGAAATCTTATGGATCAGATCTCAAACATGCAAATTGCGAATACATCACAATTTCTGTGACTTGGAAGAATAATACACCATGTCAAGGGTATGTTGCATTTACACATTATCCTGATAGTAGTTCAATGCGTATTCTTTCAACATGGCATAGCAACAAATTTCTTCCCTTCGAAAACAACTTGCTTAAATCGCAATACGAGTTGGCAACCGTATATTATGCAGAAAGTGATGACAACAAGAAACATCCTCTCCTTGTTGAGCTTAAAAAAACTTCTGATTTACGTGAATTTTATGAGCCTTATGGAAATACTTGGAAACAGGAATTTAAAAACTCAACCCACTATGATAGCCAACTGAAAACAAGAATTTTGAAGACGTTGGATAAATACTCCTGCAAACTACACGATGCGATTCCTGTTAATATTTCAAAGAAAAGTGGTAGTTACTATTGCGAGGGGAATTGTTCTAATAATCACAGAATTAATCTTggaaaagataaaaatagCAATAGTGGACTTGAAAATTATGAAGCGTATACCCATACACTTCTAAATGGTATCAGTTCTACAATTAGTAGATTTAGaaatgagaatgaaaatataattttaCATGGCCTTCTTCTCCCTATACATGCGGTTACTCAAATTACCGTATACTTTCCGACATGTACTACTAAAAGCATACCTATATTGATAAATATCTCAAATAGGAGCACTGAAAAAAACTGGTACCGCAGAGAGTCTAAAGAAAGACCTAATGAATGGATAGCAGTTGAAAGTGTCCTAGATAATATAAGACCAaatgatgaggataaagaAATAATCATAACTGTTCTTAATGAAATAGTAAAAGATTTGGGTATAGAAGGATGTAAAAAAAATCTAACAAAAGCTAAACCTAATATTCTCCCGCCTGGATACGTTTTAAAGGATTCTGCATTCATGAAGACATGTGGGATGGACATTAGAAGTAATTGTGATGGAGACGGATATGACGATGACAGTTTTCCTCAAATAATTAAGCCCAAAAAGGAGGAAAGTGTTGATAGTTTAGAAGTAAAGGTAACTGGAGAGCCTGCTGGTGCAAAAACCTTTGGTCATGGGTCCATCACTGGACAAAGTAATACGGAAATTATAAGTGGTGGAGGTAGTGTATCTACAGAAACTATTGTATCTATGGTAGATTGGAAACATATGGGAGCTGGAACGATGCATAAAGTGGAAGATACTGTGCCTAAGAGACAAACAGTTTTAACAATGACAGGTTCTAAAGATACTATTTCTTTTACCACCCCTGCTCTTCTTGGAACTCAAGGTGGTGGAGATACTATAATTGTTGGTGATACCACTATCTATACTGATCAAGAAGGAACATATAAAGCACGACTTCCTGATGGTTCTGAAGCACTAGTTATTGTCACTGCACCAGGTAAATTTTATGCTGTTGCCGCTCCTCCTACTGCTGAACTTGAGGGTTCACTTCAAGAACAATCTGTTGTCTCATCTGACCTAGATACTGCTGGACCTCAGAAACGtggtgaagatggagattcCGGTCAAGGTGTTAAAGGAAAAGCTAaacaagaagaatctaaaCCTGGTAATTCTGGTGCTACTACTGGAGGAGTCCCTGATGGACAGGCTCATACTGAACATAGTCTTGATAATAAAGCTAATGTTACTGCTGATACTAGCTTGGGTACTGAAGCTGGAACTACTGGTGTAAGTGGTAGTAGTGATGGTGGATCTCCTCCTCAACCTCATGCTGAAGAACCTCCTAAAGTTCCTCAACAAGATGTCCAATCTAACACAAATGCTAAGAATACTCAAGATGAAGGTGGTAATCCTGGAGGTGCTGGGTTGACTGGTGATAGAGGTATTTCCGGTCTTCCTGGACTAGGAGGTGTTCTTACTGGAACTGAAGGAGAAGCTGAAAAAGCTAATTCCGAAACTCTTGTTGGTGAACTTACTGGTACTACTGCTTCGGGTCAATCCAATGCTCAGCCTTTTATTTCCGGTCCTATTACTGCTGGTGGTCTAGCTGTTCTCACAGGTGTTGGCACATATGGTGGCCCTCTTGCAggagctggtggtcttactggacttggttggtgggcCTATAAGAGCTTTAAAAAAGATCCCTGGGTAAGACAAATATAA
- a CDS encoding hypothetical protein (encoded by transcript BEWA_022110A): MCTCDQEVQFGSEFSSDDDLTICSRLDSDDYFSDCEDYCDCYSSNVYQESPCVCYRVINVEAGDDAEHCIHIEDRAHSPNGANGGCQCACLVTIDQTPKTADNVPVRIRSKSQNKSKNIRFCNRIVPKILKEPNFITFTHSLSSGLNNMEIIAKPLKPKSVKARPKKMPPKLKIAVSKRS; the protein is encoded by the coding sequence ATGTGTACCTGTGACCAAGAGGTTCAGTTTGGATCGGAGTTCTCGAGTGATGATGACTTGACAATCTGCTCCAGGTTAGACAGTGACGATTATTTCAGCGATTGCGAGGATTACTGCGACTGCTACAGCTCTAATGTCTACCAGGAATCGCCATGTGTATGCTACAGGGTCATAAATGTGGAAGCCGGCGACGATGCCGAGCACTGCATACACATTGAAGATCGAGCCCACAGCCCAAACGGTGCCAATGGAGGTTGTCAATGCGCATGTCTCGTTACCATAGACCAAACGCCTAAAACGGCGGACAATGTACCGGTAAGGATAAGGTCAAAGAGCCAAAACAAGTCAAAGAACATACGCTTTTGCAACCGGATTGTACCGAAAATTTTGAAGGAACCGAACTTCATCACCTTTACACATTCCTTGTCCAGTGGACTAAACAACATGGAGATTATTGCCAAGCCGCTAAAGCCAAAGTCTGTCAAGGCTAGGCCGAAAAAGATGCCTCCAAAGCTCAAGATTGCAGTCTCTAAACGAAGTTAA
- a CDS encoding hypothetical protein (encoded by transcript BEWA_022080A): MQFTLEKHPGQSPVLSQEENRQFTDLNHHLYASDDENQIEENSLMELTLNLERERETYLEAVAVLHDQLRESHEHCRHLVDSHAELTKELELEADDGWKEARKWQEKYKESCRIIKAAGLSTDYMCNLSSISTNEYSLDETNGIDKHTMDTGTERYTGELKDGIWVYTLSDNFEDYDLENYRQKGGLNKQQNGWINLKSPRRFTSIVCSQHSRTRNAEPLDITLKLLSAIDF; encoded by the exons ATGCAGTTTACCCTAGAGAAACATCCTGGACAAAGTCCAGTGCTGAGTCAAGAAGAAAATCGCCAATTTACAGATCTAAACCACCATTTGTATGCCTCCGACGATGAGAATCAG ATTGAAGAGAACAGCCTAATGGAATTGACGTTGAACTTGGAACGTGAACGCGAAACATATTTAGAAGCCGTAGCAGTCCTACATGACCAGTTGAGAGAGTCTCATGAACACTGCAGACATCTGGTCGATTCACACGCCGAATTAACCAAAGAACTGGAGTTAGAAGCTGATGATGGATGGAAAGAGGCGAGGAAGTGGCAAGAAAAGTATAAAGAGTCCTGTAGGATAATTAAAGCTGCAGGACTCTCAACGGATTACATGTGCAATCTCTCGTCCATAAGCACCAACGAATACTCGCTGGATGAAACAAATGGTATAGACAAACATACAATGGATACTGGCACAGAACGATACACTGGAGAGCTGAAGGACGGTATATGGGTCTATACCCTCTCTGACAATTTTGAAGATTATGACCTCGAAAACTATCGACAAAAGGGTGGACTTAATAAACAACAAAATGGTTGGATCAATCTCAAGAGTCCACGCAGGTTTACATCTATAGTATGCTCACAACACTCACGTACAAGAAATGCAGAACCACTTGACATCACACTAAAGTTACTCAGTGCAATTGATTTTTAG
- a CDS encoding DNA polymerase delta small subunit, putative (encoded by transcript BEWA_022070A), with the protein MEVERLSGVYSDELSKRFKKNGVPYTSQYHFRTVSRLNELKPIILKTVIRCWPDIKDESPIRDEYRIAHSVKDAKGRCIVIGTVYKEMKRHPSPLNAYKHDFAFKKEEITEFTNDDDYLTLEDQTQRLIITGDFMDPHRFTSGMVLAMKGYITPEGLFNAEDYTFAGPPPLLQVPVKTEDKFIAIISGLEVAGPNVDHDGLLLLQEFLLGNLSDTNHKIIRLVVAGNGVGSCDLEAISDSDTFFAQLASSIPVDLMPGAKDPTNANLPQQMISPSFMDHSKRYGTFKSTTNPYLFTVDDVRFLGISGQSVQDICNYSRLSELDALKIIADSRCIAPTGIDSLPCHSEMDVFNLADDDEYPHVFFSGNAKEFAAGTIGENKLPKVICVPSFNDSPTLVLVSLSSLDVTTVKLSSE; encoded by the exons ATGGAGGTTGAGAGGCTTTCTGGCGTCTACAGTGACGAGCTTTCAAAACGGTTCAAAAAGAATGGCGTACCGTACACCAGTCAGTACCACTTCCGAACGGTCTCCAGGCTCAATGAACTCAAACCCATCATCCTAAAGACAGTGATCAGGTGTTGGCCAGATATAAAGGACGAATCTCCTATCAGAGATGAATATAGAATCGCACATTCTGTTAAAGACGCAAAG GGTAGATGTATTGTAATCGGAACAGTATACAAGGAGATGAAGCGACATCCGTCCCCTCTGAACGCGTATAAACACGATTTCGCCTTCAAG AAGGAAGAAATAACAGAGTTTACGAACGATGACGACTACTTGACTCTGGAAGACCAGACACAACGGCTGATAATTACTGGAGATTTCATGGACCCGCACCGCTTCACCTCAGGGATG GTTCTCGCAATGAAGGGATACATTACTCCAGAAGGGCTATTCAACGCAGAGGACTACACATTTGCCGGACCACCACCGCTTCTCCAGGTTCCAGTAAAGACGGAAGATAAATTTATCGCAATCATTAGTG GACTCGAAGTTGCAGGGCCAAATGTAGACCATGATGGACTGTTACTCTTGCAGGAGTTTCTCTTGGGAAACTT AAGTGACACGAACCACAAGATCATCCGGCTAGTCGTTGCTGGTAACGGAGTTGGAAGCTGTGATCTaga AGCAATATCTGACTCTGACACATTCTTTGCTCAATTGGCATCTTCCATACCCGTAGACCTAATGCCAG GCGCAAAAGATCCAACAAACGCGAACCTTCCTCAGCAAATGATCAGCCCATCCTTTATGGACCACAGCAAGAGATACGGGACATTTAAATCAACGACAAACCCGTACCTGTTCACAGTAGACGAC GTGCGCTTTTTGGGTATATCTGGACAGTCTGTACAAGACATTTGCAACTACAGTCGCTTATCAGAACTAG ATGCCCTAAAGATAATCGCAGATTCGCGATGCATAGCTCCAACGGGGATCGACAGTCTGCC ATGCCATTCCGAGATGGATGTATTCAACCTTGCAGACGACGATGAATATCCGCACGTATTCTTCAGTGGAAATGCAAAAGAGTTTGCAGCTGGTACTATAGGCGAGAATAAATTGCCAAAGGTCATCTGCGTTCCTTCCTTTAACGACAGTCCCACCCTGGTACTGGTCTCACTCAGTTCCCTAGACGTAACGACCGTTAAACTCTCATCAGAGTGA
- a CDS encoding hypothetical protein (encoded by transcript BEWA_022090A), translating to MREIKSVPKDADLASLVNELEPFLITGHSGQDLGMCLEEWTPSKLKEVLKDCRVSVHVSREQSLNFVLRNFEYQFMTIAEMLDRIARSRETGEFLYYRSLGTRPRKDPATLVSVHPYLEETFQVPQNIANLIGDSHFSVHSTVFRISQVGIELWTHYDALDNFLVQVRGEKNVLLFPPSSLHKLKIVDTSSPFQGVCHGHPDLDYKDAIKAKLLPGDVLFIPAAWSHSVYSVPEDSQGDICISVNTFLSRSDVQYTSKNVYGNEDPPPMRKACDALNGEFLKLCQQLPRNLQDAFWSKIASIALSKLE from the exons ATGAGAGAGATAAAGTCGGTTCCTAAGGATGCTGATTTAGCATCCTTGGTGAATGAGCTGGAACCGTTTTTAATTACTG GTCATTCTGGACAAGATCTAGGAATGTGtctggaagaatggacTCCAAGTAAGCTCAAGGAGGTCTTGAAAGATTGCCGTGTATCTGTCCACGTGTCTAGGGAGCAGAGCTTAAACTTTGTACTGCGCAATTTTGAGTATCAGTTTATGACAATTGCTGAAATGTTGGACAGAATAGCTCGTTCAAGGGAAACTGGAGAGTTTTTGTACTATAGATCACTTGGTACTCGTCCCAGGAAGGACCCAGCAACTCTTGTGTCCGTCCATCCATACCTTGAAGAGACGTTCCAGGTGCCACAAAACATCGCAAATTTGATTGGAGATTCACATTTTTCTGTACACTCTACCGTATTTCGCATTTCTCAGGTTGGGATCGAACTTTGGACTCACTATGATGCCCTTGAT AACTTTTTGGTACAAGTTCGCGGGGAAAAGAATGTTTTACTCTTTCCTCCCTCGAGTTTGCACAAGCTAAAGATTGTGGATACGTCGTCTCCATTCCAG GGAGTATGCCACGGTCACCCAGATTTGGATTACAAGGATGCAATAAAAGCTAAACTTTTGCCTGGAGATGTCCTATTCATTCCAGCAGCTTGGTCGCATTCAGTATATTCGGTTCCTGAGGATTCCCAAGGTGACATTTGCATCTCTGtaaacacatttttgtcGAGGAGCGATGTCCAGTACACCTCTAAGAATGTCTATGGGAATGAGGATCCTCCACCAATGAGAAAGGCTTGTGATGCTCTCAATGGAGAATTTCTAAAGCTTTGCCAGCAACTACCGAGGAATCTTCAGGATGCATTTTGGAGTAAAATTGCGTCAATTGCCTTGAGCAAGCTTGAATAG
- a CDS encoding signal peptide-containing protein (encoded by transcript BEWA_022100A): protein MYKRICLSFLVLCAALLLGVILSSRFRLEKLHEALDSAVIGPEGVAFVHRLVRFPSAWTREHEHLPEASTDVSETRKGVTVDLNSEDLPKEVYRSYIPEKRRHEIKINSELEGFKIGQILLGEHILEDELEYKEREIVIWMLEDGRNVVLVRNILYNGDIQSEEYIQDEKNIGEFHKYKE from the coding sequence atgtacaagagaATCTGTTTGTCCTTTTTGGTACTTTGCGCCGCTTTACTTTTGGGTGTGATTCTTTCCAGCAGGTTCAGACTTGAGAAGCTTCACGAGGCCCTTGATTCCGCGGTTATTGGACCAGAAGGCGTTGCATTTGTGCACAGGCTCGTGAGATTTCCCAGTGCTTGGACCAGGGAACATGAGCACCTCCCTGAGGCCTCCACAGACGTTTCCGAGACAAGGAAAGGAGTAACCGTAGATTTGAACAGTGAAGATCTCCCAAAGGAGGTTTACCGCAGTTATATCCCGGAGAAAAGGCGTCACGAGATCAAGATCAATAGTGAACTCGAGGGATTCAAAATTGGCCAAATTTTACTTGGAGAGCACATACTTGAAGACGAATTAGAGTACAAAGAAAGGGAAATTGTCATTTGGATGCTAGAAGACGGCAGAAATGTGGTCCTTGTCAGAAATATTCTCTATAACGGCGATATTCAGTCGGAAGAGTACATCCAAGATGAGAAGAATATCGGGGAATTTCACAAGTATAAAGAATAA
- a CDS encoding hypothetical protein (encoded by transcript BEWA_022060A): protein MSDWLGRSSTPHDEEFGDRVHLLHQASVLDESYDHLSQSRMSLLETNEIGANVMSKLLNQRDSIIRTKKLVQDTGNIHGETRGLIRSIGRSDYWTKVLMYITIVALSVAIICVLIYKLLK from the exons ATGAGTGATTGGCTAGGTCGTTCCAGTACCCCTCACGATGAGGAATTTGGCGATAGAGTTCACTTACTCCATCAAGCCAGTGTACTTGACGAATCTTACGATCATTTATCACAATCTAGAAT GTCATTGCTCGAAACCAACGAAATAGGGGCCAATGTCATGTCAAAGCTCCTGAACCAGAGGGATAGCATCATCAGAACCAAGAAACTG GTTCAAGACACTGGAAATATCCACGGGGAAACCAGGGGACTCATCAGGTCGATTGGAAGATCGGACTACTGGACCAAAGTCTTAATGTACATTACAATCGTCGCACTAAGCGTTGCGATCATCTGCGTATTGatttacaaacttttgaaATAA